Proteins co-encoded in one Aspergillus fumigatus Af293 chromosome 6, whole genome shotgun sequence genomic window:
- the dbp4 gene encoding RNA-dependent ATPase HCA4 — MAPAAGPRTGKHAKPQRSKTLKRKRGQEELSSLIQRVEDLDLKGIFKSFSDLPLSEPTASGLASSHYKTLTDIQSRAISHALKGRDILGAAKTGSGKTLAFLVPVLENLYRKQWAEHDGLGALILSPTRELAIQIFEVLRKIGRYHTFSAGLVIGGKSLKEEQERLGRMNILVCTPGRMLQHLDQTALFDTYNLQMLVLDEADRILDLGFQQTVDAIIGHLPKERQTLLFSATQTKKVSDLARLSLQDPEYVAVHETASSATPSKLQQHYVITPLPQKLDILWSFIRSNLKSKTMVFLSSGKQVRFVYESFRHLQPGIPLMHLHGRQKQGGRLDIVTRFSQSKHCVLFSTDVAARGLDFPAVDWVIQLDCPEDADTYIHRVGRTARYEREGRAVLFLDPSEEEGMLKRLEQKKVPIEKINIKANKQQSIKDQLQNMCFKDPELKYLGQKAFISYVKSVYIQKDKEIFKLKELKLDEFAASLGLPGAPRIKFIKGDDTKQRKNAPRAAAHLLSDDDDTDEEDGEKKSKKKEEPQVRTKYDRMFERRNQDVLAEHYSKLINDDGTMVAPNAGAGADADEDDDFLSVKRRFDAGDKDLGSSGDEDDESEKGNKKNVKVRREKLLKSKKKLLKFKGKGTKLVYDDEGNPHELYELEDEEQFKARGDAKDQQAKFLAEEAERTRLADMEDKEIAKQKRREKKEKRKARERELLAEAEEEETLVQLPPYEGDQDDEAPRPSKKPKVKFTEANDREEAEPWYKKSKKSSDQAAHTPRQIQTLEDLESLATGLLG, encoded by the exons ATGGCTCCTGCCGCTGGTCCTCGCACTGGCAAGCATGCAAAGCCACAGCGATCGAAAACATTGAAACGCAAGCGCGGGCAGGAAGAACTGTCGTCTCTCATCCAGCGGGTGGAAGATCTTGACCTCAAAGGGATCTTTAAATCTTTCTCTGATCTGCCTCTATCCGAACCAACCGCTTCAGGCCTTGCGTCTTCGCACTACAAAACGTTGACTGATATCCAATCTCGTGCGATAAGCCACGCGCTCAAGGGTCGAGATATCCTGGGAGCCGCAAAGACGGGTAGCGGCAAGACGCTGGCTTTTCTCGTTCCTGTGCTCGAAAACCTCTACCGCAAGCAGTGGGCTGAGCATGATGGGTTGGGCGCCTTGATTTTATCTCCAACTCGCGAGCTCGCCATTCAGATTTTCGAAGTTCTCCGGAAAATCGGTCGCTATCATACATTCTCGGCTGGTCTGGTTATTGGTGGGAAGAGtttgaaggaggagcaggagagaCTGGGACGGATGAATATTCTGGTGTGTACGCCTGGTCGTATGTTGCAACATCTGGATCAGACAGCACTGTTCGACACATATAATCTCCAGATGCTGGTCCTCGACGAAGCAGACCGTATTCTGGATTTGGGCTTCCAGCAGACGGTGGACGCCATTATCGGCCACCTTCCTAAAGAGCGTCAAACGTTGCTATTCAGTGCAACTCAGACGAAGAAGGTTTCGGACCTTGCCCGGTTGAGTCTTCAGGATCCCGAGTACGTGGCTGTCCACGAGACGGCATCTTCAGCAACGCCATCTAAACTTCAGCAACATTACGTGATTACGCCGCTTCCGCAGAAGCTTGATATCCTGTGGAGTTTCATCAGAAGCAATCTAAAGTCCAAGACCATGGTATTTTTGTCTTCGGGGAAACAAGTACGATTTGTATACGAATCCTTCCGACATTTACAGCCTGGTATTCCGTTGATGCATCTTCACGGCCGCCAGAAGCAGGGTGGACGATTGGACATTGTGACCAGATTCTCACAATCGAAGCATTGCGTTCTCTTCTCTACCGATGTTGCTGCTCGTGGTCTGGACTTCCCAGCGGTCGATTGGGTCATCCAGCTTGACTGTCCGGAAGATGCGGACACTTATATCCACAGAGTGGGGCGTACGGCGCGGTACGAGCGGGAAGGTCGTGCAGTTTTGTTCTTGGATCCcagtgaggaggaaggcaTGCTGAAGCGCCTGGAGCAGAAGAAAGTACCcatcgagaagatcaacatCAAGGCAAACAAACAACAGAGTATCAAGGATCAGCTACAGAACATGTGCTTCAAGGATCCTGAGCTTAAGTATCTCGGGCAGAAGGCGTTCATTTCTTATGTCAAATCTGTTTATATTCaaaaagacaaggagattTTCAAACTCAAGGAACTGAAGCTGGATGAGTTCGCGGCTAGCTTAGGTTTACCTGGTGCACCCCGGatcaaattcatcaaggGAGACGATACGAAGCAACGGAAGAACGCACCTCGAGCCGCAGCGCACCTGTTGAGTGACGACGATGAcacggacgaggaggacggcgagaagaagagcaagaagaaggaggaaccACAGGTACGGACCAAATATGACCGGATGTTTGAGCGGCGGAACCAAGACGTGCTGGCAGAGCATTACTCGAAACTCATCAATGACGACGGCACAATGGTTGCACCCAATGCCGGCGCCGGGGCTGATGcggacgaagatgatgacttccTGTCCGTCAAACGTCGCTTCGACGCCGGTGATAAGGACCTGGGATCGTCaggtgacgaggacgatgagagTGAGAAGGGTAACAAGAAGAACGTCAAGGTG CGTCGCGAGAAGCTCCTcaaatcgaagaagaagttACTCAAATTCAAGGGCAAGGGAACCAAACTGGTCTACGACGACGAAGGAAACCCGCACGAGTTGTACGAGTTggaagacgaagagcaaTTCAAGGCCCGCGGCGACGCCAAGGATCAACAGGCCAAGTTCTTGGCGGAAGAGGCGGAACGCACACGTCTGGCAGACatggaggacaaggagaTTGCCAAACAGAAGCGGcgcgagaagaaggagaaacgCAAGGCTCGCGAGCGCGAGCTGCTTGCcgaagcggaggaagaagagacaCTGGTACAACTACCTCCGTACGAAGGCGACCAAGAC GACGAAGCACCACGTCCCagcaagaagcccaaggTCAAGTTCACCGAGGCGAACGACAGAGAGGAAGCAGAGCCTTGGtacaagaagagcaagaagtccAGCGACCAAGCAGCCCACACTCCTCGTCAAATTCAAACcctggaggatctggaatCGCTCGCCACTGGTTTGCTTGGTTAG
- a CDS encoding FAD synthase: MQDMRESASEPSRALSTSDGAAVNDQQPPPHYPNSPATTTKETDNIPSFPSSTTTATIAESSPSLSGVVADVHQRVQSFLQESHPPDSLLAAVQQQTRISLNVIATALSRYKLSELSLSYNGGKDCLVLLILFLASLHPHPPPEEGGLAYIPAIYALPPDSFPAVEEFVQWSSRAYHLAIVRFTTEPPRTTLKSCFEHYLSLNPSIKAIFVGTRRTDPHGANLTHFDPTDSGWPDFMRIHPVIDWHYAEIWAFIRHLGLKYCSLYDRGYTSLGGTSDTHPNPKLRVEHSADPGQGVADGTQSQHYRPAYELTEDQEERLGRSK, from the coding sequence ATGCAAGACATGAGAGAATCTGCGTCCGAGCCATCTCGAGCGCTCTCAACTTCAGATGGCGCCGCAGTGAACGACCAACAGCCTCCACCACACTATCCCAACTCCCCCGCCACGACAACAAAAGAAACGGATAATATCCCTTCGTTCCCCTCTTCGACAACCACTGCAACAATAGCCGAATCCTCCCCCTCACTCTCCGGCGTCGTCGCCGACGTCCACCAGCGCGTCCAGTCCTTCCTCCAAGAATCACACCCCCCGGATTCCCTTCTCGCCGCCGTCCAACAACAGACCCGCATCTCTCTCAACGTCATCGCAACAGCCCTATCCCGCTACAAGCTCTCCGAACTCTCCCTCTCCTACAATGGCGGCAAAGACTGTCTTGTCCTgctcatcctcttcctcgctaGTCTCCACCCTCATCCACCCCCCGAGGAAGGCGGCCTCGCCTATATCCCCGCCATCTACGCCCTCCCTCCCGATTCTTTCCCTGCAGTCGAGGAGTTTGTTCAGTGGTCCTCGCGCGCCTACCATCTCGCAATCGTGAGATTTACCACCGAGCCGCCCCGCACCACCCTCAAGTCATGCTTCGAACACTACCTCTCCCTCAACCCgtccatcaaggccatcttcgTCGGAACCCGGCGCACTGACCCGCACGGGGCCAATCTGACCCATTTCGATCCTACCGATAGCGGATGGCCTGATTTCATGCGCATTCACCCTGTCATTGACTGGCACTACGCGGAGATCTGGGCTTTCATTCGTCACTTGGGTCTTAAGTATTGCTCTCTCTATGATCGAGGTTACACTAGCCTAGGAGGCACTTCAGATACCCACCCGAACCCCAAGTTGCGTGTGGAACACAGCGCCGATCCAGGCCAAGGCGTTGCAGACGGCACACAATCTCAGCACTACCGACCAGCCTACGAATTGACCGAGGACCAGGAGGAGAGGCTGGGACGCAGTAAATAG